The Pseudomonas sp. GD03919 region CCTGCTGGCCCAGGGCGCGCAGTTGCGCTACCAGTTCAGCGAATACCGCAGCAACCGCCCGGTCACCGTCGAAACCTTCGACAAGGGTGATTGCGGCCTGTAAGTGCTGGCCAGGTTCAGCCTCGCTGCGCCCGGCGCTGGGCGTCATCGGCGCGTAACTCGGCGAGCAGGACCCCCATGTAGCGTGAGCGTCGCCCCCCCTTCGAGGCGACGCACGCACGCCTCCTGCAGACTCAACGGGTTGATCCGTGCCGCCTCCTGCAGCATGCGATAGCAGGCCGTTGAAAAACGTAGGCGAGGCAGCCAATGCAAGGCAAAAATAGGCGAAAAAGCGGAGTTTACGAGCTGTAAATGAGCATTTTGAGCCTGTTTTTAACGCAGCAGTGGCAACGCAGATAGTTTTTCAACAGCCTGATAGAGGTTGGTGTCGAGTTCCACAATCAGCCTGGGCATACCTGCCCCTCCCTTGCAATTGCCCCAACCCGGTGATTCAGCGCAGGACGTTGGGATCTCCCGTGCCGGCCAGCGCGGCCCGTTCCTCGGCCGTCAGCCAGGCATCGACCGTTATGCCCAGCACCTCGGCGACACTCTGCAACACATGCGCCCAGGTACAGCCGTTGGCGAACAGCATGCCGGCTTCGTCGAAGGTGCCGCCGCGGTTGCGATAACCCAGTGCCCGACAGAACGCGCCCTCGCCCAGCACCGTGGACAAATGCCCCCGTGCCACCTCCGGGCGCATATGGCTGAGCAATACGCGCCGCCGGTACGCAGCGGGGAACAACGCTTCATGTTCTGCAGGCGTAGCCAGCGCCGGTGCTTCCCAGGTATCACGCGGCGCCCGAAAACGTCCTGGCTCCTGCAAGTAAATCAGACGCCAGGCCACCGCATGCTGACTCAGACGAACAGCAGCACGGCGCATCGCGTGTAACTGGTAACTGCCGCTGGCAATCAGCAGCACCGGCTCGCCCTCGCCCTCGGCAGCCACCAGCAAGGCGCCATCACGGGCCAGTTGTTGTGCTTGCGCGGCCGTGAAGCTGCAGGGCTGCTCGCGCTTGGCCACCACCAGGCAAGCCAACCTGCCGCGCGCCTGATAGATGCCTGGCAGCAGCGCCAGCAGCGAATTGTGGTCGGCCGGCAGCAGCACGCGCACGACATCGTGCATCTCGCCCAGCAGCGCTTCACAGAAGGTGGTGTCCTGGTGCGATTGCTGGTTCTTGCCGTTCTCCCAGGTGTGCGAAGTCGCCACCAGCGGCCAACCCAGCCAGCCAGCTGGGCGCCCGACCTCTTTCTGCTGGCGGGCGAAGATCAGGCTCTGACGCACCGCGCCGAGCATCTTCACGCAGAACGCCTCGTAACTGGCCACCAGGTTCAGACCGCCCTGGTTGGCCAGGCAGGCGGAAACCACGGCCTCCTCGTTGAGCGCCGTGATCACCGCGCCATGCACTGATTCCAGCTCGCTTTCCGGCTGGCTGACACGGTGCTTGAGCGCCTTCAGCACGCCACCCAGGCGGTTGCTGGCCAGTTCGTCCGGGTTGCCAACACGGGCGCGTAACTGCGGATTGGCCCGTACCAGATCGACAAAGTAGCGATCCAGCGCGCTCATGGGCGAACAGGCAGCGTCGTGAAAATGCAGCGCTGGCTGTACCGGCTGCGCGGGTTGCCGACGAGCCAGTGGATTGTCTCGTTCAGGCTCACGCCCTTTGCCGGCAGCGAACAGGCTGCAGGCCTCGGCCAATGCCTGCGGCTGCACCCACAACGCCGCTGCATGCTGGTTGAACAGTTCGCGTGCGTGCGCATCGAGCGCCGGGCTGGCCGGTAGCGGCAGGTTGTGCGCGGCATTGCTGCCAGCGCCATAGAAGCCATAGCCCTTGGTGGTTTCGGCAATGCCGTAGGGCATGGGCAGGGGATAGTCGATCAGTTCGCGATTACGCTCATCGACCCGATGCGCCAGGCGCTGCTCCATTTCCCACAGCGCACAGACGAAGGCCGCCGGGTCACGCCCATCGAAGCTCAGCGGATCGAAACCACAGCCGCGCAGATGCCGGCGAAAGCCCTCCAGTCCCTCCAGCGTGCCGAGTTCGGTACGCTGCTCGATACGCCGGCCGTTGGCGATCATCACCGGCAGCGCCACGCCACAATCCTCGGCGCGCCACCAACGCGGCATCCAGTCACTGCCGCGCTGCTCCTCGGCAGCACCGTCGGAGAGGAAAGCCACCAGTTTTTCGCCCGGCAATGGCAGATGCGCGTACTGCAACTCGGCAAAGCCCAGGTAACCGCCTTCGGCGATACCACCAGCGGTATGCGGATTGACATGGCTGCCCAGCGGCACGCCAGGGCGGCCGTCCGCCGCCTGCGCATAGCTGTAGAAGTCTGCCGCCAGGCGGCTCATGCCCGTTTCATCACAGGCATAGCGCTTAGCCTGCTCGGGATGCTGGTTGCCGGTCAGCAGGTTCAGCGCCTCGATGGCTGCCACGCAATGCCCCTGCCCCATCAGCCAGCCACGCGTCTCACCGGTCAGCGCGTTGAGGGCCAGGTAACCGGCGTAGGCCGGCACCATATTCAGCGCGCCACCGGTGTGGCCTTCCGGCACCGGCTTGAAGTCATCGGCCTGCAGCGGCTGACCATCGAGCCGAACACGCCGGGCATAGGTCATGTGCACCACCAGCCAGAGGCCAGCTGCGGTCAGCGCATCCAGCGCGCGAAACTGGCGGTAGACGCTTGGCAGATCGGGCTGCAAACCGCTTTGCACCAGCTGATGGGCAAGACGAAAGACCGCAGCGCTGGTCTGCGGGCTATGCTGAACAGGTCCGTGGCCTGCCTGCCAGTGGGCGAAGTCGGGGTATTGCTGGGCGTGTTGAGCCAGAGTCGCGGCATCGGGCAATAGCTGAGGCTGAGGCATGGGTCATCTCCTGAAAATTCACTTGCAGTTTAGGCACCCGGAGCCCTACATCGAGTGACCTGCATCAAACCACGCGACGCTTCAAACCGGCAGACTCGCCACATCATCACAACAAGGAATGAACCATGGCCCTGCTCACTTTTCTCGGTGCAATCCAACAAGTTACTGGCTCCTGCTACCTGGTGGAGAGTCGCGACGGCGCCAAGGTCCTGCTCGAATGCGGCATGCACCAGGGGCGCCGCCAGGAAGAGGATCAGAACCGCAGCGCCTTCCCCTTCGACCCGCGGGAGCTGGATGCGGTGGTGATCTCCCACGCCCACCTCGATCACAGCGGGCTGCTGCCGCGCCTGGTCGCCGAGGGTTATCGCGGCCCGATCCACGCCACCGAGGCCAGCTGCGAACTGCTCGAGCTGATGCTGCTGGATTCGGCCTTCCTGCAGGAGAAGGACGCCGAATGGGAAAACCGCTGGCGCGCACGCCAGGGCAAGCCGGCGGTCAAGCCGCTCTACACCATCGCCCATGCCGAGCAGGCGCTCAGCCAGCGCCGCGCGCATGCCTACGGCACAACGATCGAGGTGGCCAAGGGCGTGCAGGTCACCTTCCACAATGCCGGCCACATTCTCGGCTCGGCCATCGTCGAAATGCAGGTGCAGGATCACCACCTGCAGCGTCATCTGGTGTTCTCCGGCGACCTGGGCAATACCTGCTCGCCACTGATGCAGGCGCCGACCCAACTGAACAAGGCCGACGTACTGCTGATGGAGTCGACCTACGGCGACCGTGATCATCGCCCCAGTGACGAAACCCTGGAGGAGCTGGCCGAGATTCTGCAGCAGGCGCACAAGGAAGGTGGCAACGTGCTGATCCCCTCCTTCGCCGTCGGCCGCACCCAGGATCTGATCTACTACCTCGGCCGTTTCTATCAGGAAGGCCGCCTGCCGCAGCAGGCGGTATTCCTCGACAGCCCCATGGCCATACGCGCCAATGCCATCTACAGCCGCTTCCATGATCAGTTCGCCGCCGAAGACCGCGCCGCACTGGCCGCCAAGGGTGTCACCCGGGTAGAGGACTGGCTACCGATCCTGCGCTGCACGCCAACGGCAGAAGAGTCGATGGCGATCAACCGGATCAAGAGCGGTGCGATCATCATTGCCGGCGCCGGGATGTGCAACGGCGGGCGTATCGTCCACCACTTCAAGCACAATCTGTGGCGCGAAAACTGCCATCTGGTGTTCCCCGGTTTCCAGGCCAAGGGCACGCTCGGCCGCCTGATCGTCGACGGCGCAGAAACGGTCAAGGTGCTGCACCAGCGCATTGCCGTGAAAGCCAGGGTGCACACGCTGGGCGGTTTTTCTGCGCACGCCGGTCAGTCGCAGCTGATCGACTGGGCCAGCCAGTTCGAGCATCACCCCGAGCTGTACCTGGTGCACGGCGAACTGGAGAAGATGCAAACCCTGCAACAAGCGCTGCGCCAGCGCCTGAACTGGATCGCCAACATCCCCGAACCCGGTGAGCAGATCGCCCTGTAACCGGCGCTTACGAAAAGCAGGCAGCGAAACGGCAACCTGGCTGTGGCAAGCGTCATGAAACGCCATAATCACGAAATCGGTACGGGCGCGAGCCGCATCAGCCTCGCGCCGGCTCAAAACAGGAGAGCCTTCATGCCTTACGAAGCGGACGACTATCTGTCGCGCCACGTGCAAACCAGCGAAGTCGACCTGACCCGCAAGGTCGACGAACTGGTGGCACTGGCAGCCCCCGGCAACAGCCCGAACCTGCAGCTGTATCGGGAAATGCTCAGTACCGTGATCCATATGGCCCAGGCGGACCGCAACCGCTGGGACGCCAAGATCATGCTGCAGACCATGCGCGAGATGGAAAATGCCTTCGGTGTACTGGAACAGCTCAAGCGTCGGCGCAAGGTCACCGTCTTCGGCTCGGCCCGCACGCCAGCCGATCATCCGCTGTACCTGCAGGCTCGAGAACTGGGCGCACGGTTGGCGCAGCGTGACCTGATGGTGATCACCGGCGCAGGCGGCGGCATCATGGCCGCCGCCCATGAAGGCGCCGGCGTGGAGAACAGCCTGGGGTTCAACATCACCCTGCCCTTCGAACAAACGGCCAACTCGACGATACGCGGCAGCAACCACCTGCTGTCATTCCATTTCTTCTTCCTGCGCAAGCTGTTCTTCGTCAAGGAGGCCGACGGTCTGGTGCTTTGCCCCGGCGGTTTCGGCACGCTCGACGAGGCGCTGGAAGTGCTGACCCTGATCCAGACCGGCAAAAGCCCGCTGGTACCGGTGGTATTGCTTGATCAGCCGGGTGGCAGCTACTGGAAGGACGCCCTGGGCTTCATGCGCCGTCAGCTTGAAGACAATGGCTACATCCTGCCCAGCGATCTGAACCTGATGCACCTGGTGTACAGCGCCGAAGAAGCGGTGGATGAAATCGTCAACTTCTATCGCAACTTCCACTCCAGCCGCTGGCTCAAGGATCGCTTCGTGATTCGTCTCAAGCACCCGCTCAACGAGGTGGCTTTGGCCAAGCTGGACAGCGACTTCGCCAGCCTGTGCAAGGAAGGTGGCTTCACCCAGCAACCCTACTGCGAGCAGGAGCGCGACGAACCGGAACTGTGTCACCTGACCCGTCTGGCCTTCGCCTTCAACGGTCGCGACTATGGCCGCCTGCGCGCGCTGCTCAATGTGCTCAACGAACCGGAGAATTGGGCAACCTAAGCTGATCAGTTGCCGTAGCCCGGATGCAATCCGGGGATATTGGCCTCTCACCATTCCCGGATTGCATCCGGGCTACGTAAAGCAAGAAGCCCAGCATTGGCTGGGCTTCTTTTTACTGCATCCCTATCAGGCATTACCGGCGACCTTCATCCGCGCCGCCTGAGTGAAATCGAGCATGCGCTTGAGCGGCTTGATCGCCTTGGGAATCAGCGCCGGGTCGACATGAATCTCGCCGGAGCCCTGACGCAGACCGGTGAGCACACGTTCCAGCGTATTCATCGCCATCCACGGACAGTGCGCACAGCTGCGGCATGCCGCGCCGTTGCCGGCCGTCGGCGCCTCGATAAAGGTCTTTTCCGGGCACAGCTGCTGCATCTTGTAGAAGATGCCGCGGTCGGTGGCGACGATGAACGTCGAGTTGGGCAGGGTCTGCGCGGCCTTGATCAGCTGACTGGTGGAACCCACAGCATCGGCCAGCTCGACCACGTTCTGCGGCGACTCCGGGTGTACCAGAATGGCGGCATCTGGGTACAGCGCCTTCATATCCAGCAACTGCTTGGATTTGAACTCTTCATGGACGATACAGGCGCCGTCCCACAGAAGCATGTCGGCACCGGTCTCGCGCTGGATGTAGTTGCCCAGATGCTTGTCCGGCGCCCAGATGATGGTCTCGCCGTTGTCCATCAGGCTCTCGACGATCTCCAGCGCGCAACTGGAGGTCACCACCCAGTCGGCACGCGCCTTCACCGCCGCCGAGGTGTTGGCATACACCACCACGGTACGCTCCGGATGCTGATCGCAGAAGGCCGAGAACTCGTCCACCGGGCAACCCAGATCGAGCGAACAGGTGGCCTCCAAGGTCGGCATCAACACGCGTTTTTCCGGGTTGAGGATCTTCGCCGTCTCGCCCATGAACTTGACCCCGGCCACCACCACGGTCTGCGCCGGGTGCTGATTGCCAAAGCGGGCCATTTCCAGGGAGTCGGAAACGCAGCCACCGGTTTCCTCGGCCAATGCCTGAATCACCGGATCGCAGTAATAGTGCGCCACCAGCACCGCGTTCTGCTTTTTCAGCTCGGCGGCGATTTCGCGGCGATAGAAAGCCTCTTCCTCGGCGGTCAGCGGTTTGGGCTGTTTGGCATCGAGGTGGGCCTGAACCAGAAGGCGTTCGGAAATCTGCGTCATATCATCGAACCTGCGGCGCTCTTGAGCGAGCTGCGAGTATAGCCCCTGACTTCCCATCACCACAGGCGATGCAGCATCAGCCAGAGGACTTTTCCGAGAGCAAAAAAAAACCAGTCTGACGACTGGCTTTTGCGATCTGGTGGGTCGTGTAGGATTCGAACCTACGACCAATTGGTTAAAAGCCAACTGCTCTACCAACTGAGCTAACGACCCAACGCGAGGCGCATAATACTGATTTAATTCAGGAAATCAACACTTCGCGAAAACTTTTTCAGAAGTAACGCGTGGCATCGGGCACGCCAGCGGCGACGAAACCTGCCGCGCGCAGGCGGCAGCTATCGCACTTGCCACAGGCGCGGCCCTCGTCATCGGCCTGGTAGCAGGAGACGGTCAGCGCATAATCCACGCCCAGGCGCATACCGGCCTGGATGATTTCGCCCTTACTCATCTGCTGCAGCGGCGCACGGATGGCAAAACCCTCACCCTCCACACCGGCTTTGGTCGCCAGGTTGGCCATGC contains the following coding sequences:
- a CDS encoding xylulose 5-phosphate 3-epimerase, with product MPQPQLLPDAATLAQHAQQYPDFAHWQAGHGPVQHSPQTSAAVFRLAHQLVQSGLQPDLPSVYRQFRALDALTAAGLWLVVHMTYARRVRLDGQPLQADDFKPVPEGHTGGALNMVPAYAGYLALNALTGETRGWLMGQGHCVAAIEALNLLTGNQHPEQAKRYACDETGMSRLAADFYSYAQAADGRPGVPLGSHVNPHTAGGIAEGGYLGFAELQYAHLPLPGEKLVAFLSDGAAEEQRGSDWMPRWWRAEDCGVALPVMIANGRRIEQRTELGTLEGLEGFRRHLRGCGFDPLSFDGRDPAAFVCALWEMEQRLAHRVDERNRELIDYPLPMPYGIAETTKGYGFYGAGSNAAHNLPLPASPALDAHARELFNQHAAALWVQPQALAEACSLFAAGKGREPERDNPLARRQPAQPVQPALHFHDAACSPMSALDRYFVDLVRANPQLRARVGNPDELASNRLGGVLKALKHRVSQPESELESVHGAVITALNEEAVVSACLANQGGLNLVASYEAFCVKMLGAVRQSLIFARQQKEVGRPAGWLGWPLVATSHTWENGKNQQSHQDTTFCEALLGEMHDVVRVLLPADHNSLLALLPGIYQARGRLACLVVAKREQPCSFTAAQAQQLARDGALLVAAEGEGEPVLLIASGSYQLHAMRRAAVRLSQHAVAWRLIYLQEPGRFRAPRDTWEAPALATPAEHEALFPAAYRRRVLLSHMRPEVARGHLSTVLGEGAFCRALGYRNRGGTFDEAGMLFANGCTWAHVLQSVAEVLGITVDAWLTAEERAALAGTGDPNVLR
- a CDS encoding MBL fold metallo-hydrolase; amino-acid sequence: MALLTFLGAIQQVTGSCYLVESRDGAKVLLECGMHQGRRQEEDQNRSAFPFDPRELDAVVISHAHLDHSGLLPRLVAEGYRGPIHATEASCELLELMLLDSAFLQEKDAEWENRWRARQGKPAVKPLYTIAHAEQALSQRRAHAYGTTIEVAKGVQVTFHNAGHILGSAIVEMQVQDHHLQRHLVFSGDLGNTCSPLMQAPTQLNKADVLLMESTYGDRDHRPSDETLEELAEILQQAHKEGGNVLIPSFAVGRTQDLIYYLGRFYQEGRLPQQAVFLDSPMAIRANAIYSRFHDQFAAEDRAALAAKGVTRVEDWLPILRCTPTAEESMAINRIKSGAIIIAGAGMCNGGRIVHHFKHNLWRENCHLVFPGFQAKGTLGRLIVDGAETVKVLHQRIAVKARVHTLGGFSAHAGQSQLIDWASQFEHHPELYLVHGELEKMQTLQQALRQRLNWIANIPEPGEQIAL
- a CDS encoding LOG family protein, with the translated sequence MPYEADDYLSRHVQTSEVDLTRKVDELVALAAPGNSPNLQLYREMLSTVIHMAQADRNRWDAKIMLQTMREMENAFGVLEQLKRRRKVTVFGSARTPADHPLYLQARELGARLAQRDLMVITGAGGGIMAAAHEGAGVENSLGFNITLPFEQTANSTIRGSNHLLSFHFFFLRKLFFVKEADGLVLCPGGFGTLDEALEVLTLIQTGKSPLVPVVLLDQPGGSYWKDALGFMRRQLEDNGYILPSDLNLMHLVYSAEEAVDEIVNFYRNFHSSRWLKDRFVIRLKHPLNEVALAKLDSDFASLCKEGGFTQQPYCEQERDEPELCHLTRLAFAFNGRDYGRLRALLNVLNEPENWAT
- the nadA gene encoding quinolinate synthase NadA; amino-acid sequence: MTQISERLLVQAHLDAKQPKPLTAEEEAFYRREIAAELKKQNAVLVAHYYCDPVIQALAEETGGCVSDSLEMARFGNQHPAQTVVVAGVKFMGETAKILNPEKRVLMPTLEATCSLDLGCPVDEFSAFCDQHPERTVVVYANTSAAVKARADWVVTSSCALEIVESLMDNGETIIWAPDKHLGNYIQRETGADMLLWDGACIVHEEFKSKQLLDMKALYPDAAILVHPESPQNVVELADAVGSTSQLIKAAQTLPNSTFIVATDRGIFYKMQQLCPEKTFIEAPTAGNGAACRSCAHCPWMAMNTLERVLTGLRQGSGEIHVDPALIPKAIKPLKRMLDFTQAARMKVAGNA